In Plasmodium gaboni strain SY75 chromosome 7, whole genome shotgun sequence, the following are encoded in one genomic region:
- a CDS encoding hypothetical protein (conserved Plasmodium protein, unknown function), producing the protein MQVITSDKIGLIQYIKCAEGNSIFEQKLPADLNRKINNMTWSGGYGGYEESEITICRENGLVESFQFYENVENPYVSDIASLSFLSCSNCIYTKMLNHHHNVIYEDILNEHKDKYTNYLNFMPVYNNKEKVKNGIYEDYLLNSRLLVTVNSTGHVHVLNWEHDESSKYYLDDSLYKNKIENEDIQKKMQLYCENYKKDVLNKIEYKKIDDKDNNNNNKIITCSEYEHVNLQNICKDYHYNNMIAKENILQSYILSNPINAACVNELLTNRLAIGGYKNCLKVFDLFTGTYLWKSKGLGVSLLHLNCETLIKSLTFLNDINVNILCASTYDHKIILYDMRCQPKPVYIYEHYKTQNVIDNKYNYFDHNYSESDLVFTNICNTSHICSDDMDTNTLDMKDEKNKKENDDNDNNDNNDDNDNNDNNDDNDNNDNNDDNDDNDGNNENNYHKDDDQRTYNNKESIYIKFNTNQIQLQNLEVFNKLNEQKINDIQAIKNKKRKLTHNNHALNKTEKDIVLRNEKDDTGKTYCIKKFSYNDSQRIYVSDNYGSVYSFEIITGNKLLHYIYRKKCAIEKITYEKKSDNYLLKIKDKLYEFYKDFQNNNKTHMRNDLPTMWAKKDFDQFHINLIKKIKIHNGGISFLFLHKRGNFLCSASYERFIIILNTETRKVIKRIHVGHVLTSCLFHSKIFEQSTHPKGDNECASWVDSSEEDDENDDEDDEDENEDDENEDDEDEDEDENDDEDDEDENEDDDDENEDDEDENEDDEDENEDDEDENENEDEDDEDENEDEDDDDEEDDDDEEDDDDDEEDDDDEEDDDDDEEDDDDEED; encoded by the exons atgcAAGTAATAACGTCTGATAAAATTGGTttaatacaatatataaaatgtgCTGAGGGGAATTCTATATTTGAACAAAAACTCCCTGCTGATTtaaatagaaaaattaataacATGACATGGTCTGGTGGATATGG agGATATGAAGAATCCGAAATAACCATATGCAGAGAAAATGGTCTTGTGGAATCATTTCaattttatgaaaatgTAGAAAACCCATATGTTAGTGATATAGCATCTTTATCATTCCTAAGTTGTAGTAACTGCATATATACAAAGATGCTAaatcatcatcataatgtaatatatgaagatatattaaatgaacacaaagataaatatacaaaCTATTTAAACTTTATGCctgtatataataataaggaaaaagtaaaaaatgGTATTTATGAAGATTATTTACTGAATAGCAGATTATTAGTTACTGTTAATAGTACTGGTCATGTTCATGTATTAAATTGGGAACATGACGAATCTTCCAAATATTATTTGGATGACAGtttatacaaaaataagatagaaaatgaagatatacaaaaaaaaatgcaACTTTACTgtgaaaattataaaaaggatgtattaaataaaattgaatataaaaagattGATGAcaaagataataataataataataaaattattacatGTAGTGAATATGAACATGTtaatttacaaaatatatgtaaagactatcattataataatatgatagCAAAAGAAAACATATTACAATCATACATTCTAAGTAATCCAATAAATGCAGCATGTGttaatgaattattaaCAAATAGACTAGCTATTGGAggatataaaaattgttTAAAAGTTTTCGATTTATTTACTGGTACATATCTTTGGAAATCAAAAGGATTAGGTGTTAGCTTATTACATTTAAATTGTGAAACACTTATAAAATCATTAACCTTTTTGAATGATATtaatgttaatatattatgtgCTTCAACATATGATCATAAAATTATACTTTATGATATGCGATGTCAACCTAAACCAGTTTATATCTATGAACATTATAAAACACAAAATGTTATcgataataaatataattattttgatcATAACTATTCAGAGAGTGATTTGGTTTTTACTAATATATGTAACACTTCCCATATATGTTCTGATGATATGGATACAAATACATTAGATATgaaagatgaaaaaaataaaaaggaaaatgatgataatgataataatgataataatgatgataatgataataatgataataatgatgataatgataataatgataataatgatgataatgatgataatgatggtaataatgaaaataattatcataagGATGATGACCAACGtacttataataataaagaatcCATTTATATCAAATTTAATACTAACCAAATACAACTTCAAAATTTAGAGGTTTTCAATAAATTGAACgaacaaaaaattaacgATATACAAgcaataaaaaataaaaaaagaaaactAACACATAATAACCATGCCTTAAATAAAACTGAAAAAGATATAGTACTACGTAATGAAAAGGACGACACAGGGAAAACTTATTgcataaaaaaattctcTTATAATGATAGTCAAAGAATTTATGTTTCAGATAATTATGGAAGTGTTTATAGTTTTGAAATAATAACTGGTAATAAACtattacattatatatatagaaaaaaatgtgcaatagaaaaaataacatatgaaaaaaaaagtgacaactatttattaaaaattaaagataaattatatgaattttataaagattttcaaaataataataaaacacATATGAGAAATGATTTACCAACTATGTGGGCCAAAAAGGATTTTGATCAATTCCATATTAAccttataaaaaaaattaaaattcATAATGGAGGCATATCCTTCCTGTTCTTACATAAAAGAGGTAATTTCCTATGTTCAGCTAGCTATGAGAGATTCATAATTATACTTAACACAGAAACTAGAAAGGTTATTAAAAGGATACATGTAGGCCATGTTCTTACAAGTTGTTTATTTCATTCGAAAATTTTTGAACAAAGTACACATCCAAAGGGGGATAATGAATGTGCTAGTTGGGTTGATTCATCTGAGGAGGATGATGAAAATGACGATGAGgatgatgaagatgaaaatgaggatgatgaaaatgaagatgatgaagatgaaGATGAAGATGAAAATGACGATGAGgatgatgaagatgaaaatgaagatgatgacgatgaaaatgaagatgatgaagatgaaaatgaagatgatgaagatgaaaatgaagatgatgaagatgaaaatgaaaatgaagatgaggatgatgaagatgaaaatgaagatgAGGATGATGACgatgaagaagatgatgatgacgaagaagatgatgatgacgatgaagaagatgatgatgacgaagaagatgatgatgacgatgaagaagatgatGATGACGAAGAAGACTAA
- a CDS encoding hypothetical protein (conserved Plasmodium protein, unknown function) yields the protein MCSLKYFIFSLIWIFLYNENIKDNSFLMNHNKREYNVPNGRILRLDTPEPWGDSETYEVVTKDKHGNLITTVFNKNAEALYFYINKKKPKEKNSSKAKNSKMRKKGKNN from the exons ATGTGTTCCCTTAAgtatttcatattttccCTAATATGGATATTTCTATAC aatgaaaatataaaggataattcttttttaatgaATCATAATAA GAGAGAATATAATGTTCCCAACGGACGTATTTTAAG ATTGGATACTCCTGAACCTTGGGGAGACTCCGAAACATACGAAGTCGTAACTAAAGATAAGCATGGCAATTTAATTACTACtgtttttaataaaaatgctgaagcattatatttttatataaataaaaaaaaaccaaAAGAAAAGAATTCAAGCAAAGcaaaaaattcaaaaatgagaaaaaaaggaaagaataattaa